The genomic stretch ACGGTCAGCATCCAGAAAGAGTCCGAGAGGGCGCAGGCTGCAGAGGCACCCACAAAAATGGAGATGCCGGTCAGGAATATTCGTCTGTAACCATAAATATCACCTAATGAGGCAAATGATAGTAAGGTCATGGTAATCACCAATTGGTAGGCATTAATAATCCAGATGGCATTGGCGGGGGTGACATCGAAATCGTGTGCCAGCGTGGGTAATGCGATATTCATAATGGTTCCGTCCAGTACGGACATCATGATAGCCAGCAGTACGGCTACCACCGCAAAATATTGTTTAGGTATAAATGCGATCTTTTCTTTGCTCATGATGCAAAATTAATGGAAATCGGCCAGATTAGGTTTAATTTCTTCTAAATAATTACGATTCCAATGTTAAAGAACCGGGAATTTATAGAATGGTTAAGGAATAATGCTTATCTTTGCAGCCGTTAAAAACAGTGGAGAGATTTGAGTAGCTTGCAACCACAGAAAAAAATGCTAAAAAATACATTGACTTTCTTATTTACATCTATCTACTCTGATAACTTCCCAAGGTGGTTAACGAATTAACTTTTAATTTTTAATTCTTAATTCTTAATTTTCAATTTAGAATGGGATATTTATTCACATCCGAATCGGTGTCTGAAGGACACCCCGACAAAGTGGCCGATCAAATATCGGACGCTGTGCTTGACAAACTGTTGGCGTTTGACCCCAGTTCGAAAGTAGCTTGCGAAACCCTGGTGACTACCGGACAGGTGGTACTGGCTGGAGAAGTGAAAACCAAGGCGTATGTAGATTTGCAGCGCATTGCACGTGAAGTGATTAACCGTATCGGCTATACCAAGAGCGAATATATGTTCGAAGGAAACTCGTGCGGCGTATTCTCTGCCATTCACGAACAAAGTGCGGATATTAACCGTGGCGTGGAACGCGAGGACCCTATGAATCAAGGGGCAGGCGACCAGGGAATGATGTTTGGTTATGCTACCAATGAAACGGAAAATTATATGCCGCTGTCACTGGACTTGGCTCATAAACTGTTGATGGTATTGGCCGAAATCCGTCGTGAGGGGAAAGTGATGACTTATCTCCGTCCCGACGCCAAGAGCCAGGTTACTATTGAATACGATGATAACGGCAAGCCGGTACGCATTGATACGATTGTGGTTTCTACCCAGCATGACGAGTTTGTAACCCCGGCTGATTCTTCCAAAGAAGCTCAGTTGAAGGCTGACGAAGAGATGTTGGCTAAGATTCGTCAGGATGTGATTGAAATCCTGATGCCACGTGTCATTGCCGAAATTCATAATGAAGAAGTATTGGCTTTGTTCAATGACCAGATAGTTTATCATGTGAACCCTACAGGTAAGTTTGTGATCGGCGGTCCTCATGGAGATACCGGTTTGACAGGCCGTAAGATTATTGTGGATACATACGGTGGAAAAGGTGCTCACGGTGGTGGGGCGTTCTCAGGAAAAGACCCCAGTAAGGTAGACCGCAGTGCTGCTTATGCAGCACGCCATATCGCAAAGAATATGGTTGCTGCCGGTGTTGCCGATGAAATGCTGGTGCAGGTGTCATACGCCATTGGTGTGGCCCGTCCTATCAATATCTATGTAAATACGTACGGCCGCAGCAATGTGAAACTGAGCGACGGAGAGATTGCTAAGAAAATAGACCAACTGTTCGATCTGCGTCCGAAAGCCATTGAAGAGCGTTTGAAACTGCGTAATCCTATTTATGAGGAAACCGCTTCTTACGGTCACATGGGACGTGAGCCGAAAGTAGTGACCAAGACATACGAATCCATGTATCATGAAGCAAAGACGCTGGAAGTGGAACTATTCACTTGGGAGAAGTTGGATTATGTGGATAAGATAAAGGAAGCGTTCGGTTTGTAAGAAACGGATTCGAATATGGTGATGTATACGGGCGAATTCAATTCGTTCCTGCGGCAATGAGCATCATTGACTGACAGGGGAGGATTGGATCCGCCCGAAAACATAAGGATTTATATGAATGATATAAAGAATGTATGTGTATATAGTGCCTCCAGCACAAAGATAGCAAAGGTGTATTTTGATGTAGCGGAAGAATTAGGACGTCTTTTGGCTGAAAAGAAGATCAATCTGATTAACGGGGCAGGCTGTATCGGCCTGATGGCGGCTACTTCAGATGCAACATTGGAGGCGGGCGGTACGGTGACAGGGGTAATCCCTCATTTTATGGTGGAGCAGGGATGGCACCATACAGGGCTGACCCGATTGATTGAGACAGAAACCATGCACGAGCGCAAACGGATGATGGCCGATTTGTCCGATGGCGTCATTGCATTGCCCGGAGGTTGCGGCACATTGGAGGAATTGCTTGAAATCATCACCTGGAAGCAGCTGGGACTTTACCTAAATCCGATAATCATCTTGAATATCAATGGATTCTATGACTCTTTGCTTGAAATGCTGCAAAGGGCGGTGGACGAGAACTTTATGCGTAAAGAACATGCTGCTATCTGGAAAGTGGCTTCAACAGCCGAAGAAGCAATAAATTTGCTTTATACAACGCCTGTTTGGAGCAAAGAAATACGTAAATTTGCAGCGATATGAGTGAAACCTGCCATCCCGGAATAGCGTATATTCTCCAACTTTATACGGAAGAGCAGAGCCGTGTTGATACGGCTTTGACACACAACGTGTGTCATACGTCCAAGGAAGACGGGATGAGAGGAATGGAGTTGCCCTATCAACTGCGTTCGGACTGGATGGTGACCAGCGTGTTGTTTCTTTGTTTTATTCTGGTATCATACGTGCTGGCACATGGCAAGAAACACCTTGAACAGCAATTTAAGAATTTTGCTTTGTCTAAAGAGCGTGCCAGTTTGTTTGATGATACTACTGCATCTGATGTGCGTTATACATTGGTGCTGATATTGCAAACCTGTATATTATCCGGTTTTTGTGTGTACGATTATTTTTCTGATCACGACCTGCTCCTTTTCCGTACGGTTCCTCATTATTTATTGCTAAGTATTTACATTGGTTATATAGTTTTTTTCTTTGTCATCAAATGGATTCTTTATAGCTTTGTAAATTGGATTTTCTTTAACAAAACACGCAATATTATTTGGCTGGAATCTTACTTTAATGTTGTAATTGGGGCCGGATTTTTACTTTTTCCAATTGTACTTTTGATTGTGTATTTCGATCTGTCACCACAAATTGCTCCTTATTTTATCGGTTTTGTTATAATAATTGCTAAAATTCTGCTGTTTTATAAGTGCTTTAGTAACTTTTTCAACAAATTTCATGGCGCTTTCCATTTAATTCTGTACTTTTGTGCCCTTGAAATACTCCCTGATTTTGTTCTGTGGAAAGGGATTATCTTAGCGAACAACATTTTGGTTTTAAATTTTTAGTACATTGAAAATAAAAAAAGTCCTCGTATCTCAGCCGAAGCCGACTTCTGAAAAGTCGCCATATTATGATATTGCTGAGAAGTACGGTGTGAAAATTGATTTCCGCCCGTTCATCAAAGTTGAGAGCTTGTCGGCCAAAGAGTTCAGACAGCAAAAAGTCTCTATTCTTGATCATACCGCTGTGATTTTTACATCGCGGCACGCTATTGACCATTTCTTCAATCTGTGTGCAGAATTGCGTGTTACTGTGCCCGAAACAATGAAATATTTCTGTACGTCCGAAACCATTGCTTTGTACATTCAGAAATATGTTCAGTATCGCAAGCGTAAAGTATTCTTCGGCGCGACCGGTAAATTCGCAGATCTGGTGCCTTCTATCGTAAAGCACAATACGGAAAAATATTTGGTGCCGATGTCTGATGTACACAATGATGAGATCAAAACTTTATTGGATAAAAATAAAATTCAGCATACGGAGGTAGTAATGTATCGTACGGTAAGTAATGATTTTACTCCCGAGGAAGAGTTCGATTACGATATGCTGTTGTTTTTCAGTCCTGCAGGAATCAATTCTTTGATGAAGAATTTTCCGGAGTTCGACCAAAAGGAAATTGCGATAGGGTGTTTTGGTCCTGCTACTGCTAAAGCGGTAAAGGATGCCGGATTGCGGTTGGATTTGGAAGCTCCTACTGTAGAGGCTCCGTCCATGACTGCGGCATTGGATATGTTTATCCGCGAGCGCAATAAGGATTAATTTTTAGTTTATATCCCAAAACCGGGGGTTTTGTATCAATAAAGTTGTAACTTTGTGATTCGAAACCCTCGGTTTCTTTATTTTAATAAAAGAAAGAAGATTATGGTAGAATATACACTCGGTAAAAAAGAGCGTTTGAATAGTAAGACATTGATTGAGCGTCTTTTTTTAGGTGGAAGCAAGTCTTTTCCGGCTTTTCCGCTACGTGTGGTGTATATGTCGGTAGAGCCTGTGGAGGAAGATATGGCGGCAGCTTCTATTCTGATTAGTGTGCCCAAGAAGCGGTTTAAACGTGCGGTAAAGCGTAATTTGGTGAAACGTCAGGTACGTGAGGCTTATCGGAAGAACAAGCATTTGTTGCTGGATGCGCTAGCTTCCCGGAACAAAAGACTGATTATCGCCTTTATATGGCTGGATAACCATATTCATTCTTCTGCAGAAGTGGAGGAGAAAGTGAAGAAGTTGCTGTTTCATATAGTGGAAAGATTGGAATGAAAAAGATACTTTCCTATCTGTTGCTGTTGTCCGTTTATTTCTATCGGGGGTACATTTCTCCGATGACTCCTCCTTCATGCCGTTTTGTACCTACCTGTTCGGAATACGCTATTGAGGCTATTAAAAAACACGGACCTTTTAAGGGATTATACCTGGCGGTTCGTCGGATATTGCGTTGTCATCCGTGGGGTGGGTCGGGCTATGATCCGGTTCCGTAAAATCTGTTGTTCCTATGTTGCTGGATATTCATACACATCATAAAGAGGGCATTCCGGGAGAAAATATTCTCAATGTAGAACCCGGACTATTTGAGCCTGCGGAAGGCTGCTACTATTCCATAGGTATTCATCCGTGGAAGGTTTTGGAAACTGAGCCGGAGGATTGGAAACGGCTGGAGGATGCGGCTGGCCATTCATCTGTTTTGGCAATAGGGGAGGCAGGTCTGGATAAGTTGGCTTCGGCTGATATCTTGCTGCAAAAAGAGGTGCTAATCCGACAAATTTTATTGAGTGAGTCAGTAGGAAAGCCGTTGGTGATTCATTGTGTGAAGGCGTTTAATGAGCTGATTGAGTTGAAAAAGCGGTATCGGCCGCAGATGCCCTGGGTGGTACACGGTTTCCGTAATAATTTGAATATTGCCTGTCGGCTGATGCAAGAAGACATTTATTTCTCCTTGGGGGAAAAGTATCAGCCTGATGTGCTACAGAATGTGCCTTTAGAGCGTTTATTGGCCGAAACAGATGAAAGTCCGCTGGATATCCGCACGGTTATCGGGCAAATGGCAGAGGCGAAAGATGTGGCAGTCTCCTTGTTGTGTGATAGAATAAGTGAAAACACACGGAAAATCTTTTTTCAGCGATAAGAGTTGTTTCTTCAGATAAAGAGTCGTACTTTTGTGGCATTAAAGTATAAATCAAACATTTAAATAGATAATCATTCGATGAATTTTGTAGAAGAATTAACATGGCGTGGAATGGTGCACACGATGATGCCGGGCACCGAGGAGTTATTGGCTAAAGAACAAGTAACAGCTTATCTGGGTATTGATCCTACGGCTGATTCTTTGCATATCGGTCACCTGTGTGGTGTGATGATGCTGCGTCATTTCCAGCGTTGCGGTCACAAGCCGTTGGCATTGGTGGGCGGTGCGACCGGTATGATTGGTGACCCTTCCGGCAAATCGCAGGAACGTAATCTGCTGACTGAAGAAACATTGCGTCACAATGTGGCTTGTATCAAGAAACAGTTGGCTAAGTTCCTTGACTTTGAGAGCGATGCTCCTAACAAAGCCGAATTGGTGAACAATTACGACTGGATGAAGGACTTTACTTTCCTTGATTTCGCCCGTGAGATAGGTAAGCATATCACCGTAAATTATATGATGGCTAAGGATTCTGTACAGAAACGTTTGAACGGTGAGGCTCGTGACGGTTTGTCATTTACAGAATTTACTTACCAGCTGTTGCAGGGATACGATTTCTTGCATCTTTATGAAACAAAGGGCTGCAAACTTCAGATGGGTGGTTCGGACCAATGGGGTAATATTACTACCGGGGCCGAGCTGATTCGTCGTACCAATGGCGGTGAAGTGTTTGCATTGACTTGTCCGTTGATTACAAAAGCTGATGGTGGTAAGTTCGGTAAGACTGAATCTGGTAATATTTGGTTGGACCCCCGTTATACTTCTCCTTATAAGTTCTATCAGTTCTGGTTGAATGTAAGTGACGAGGATGCCGCACGTTATATAAAGATTTTCACGTCACTGAGTCAGGAAGAAGTGGAAGTATTGACAGCAGAACATGCTGAAGCTCCGCATCTGCGTGTATTGCAGAAGCGTCTGGCTAAGGAAGTGACTGTGATGGTTCATTCGGAAGAAGATTATAATGCGGCTGTTGAGGCATCAGGCATTCTGTTTGGTAACGCCACTTCCGAAGCATTGAAAAAACTGGATGAAGACACGTTGCTGGCAGTGTTCGAAGGTGTTCCTCAGTTTGAAGTGTCCAAGGATGTATTGGCCGAAGGGGTGAAAGCAGTAGACCTGTTTGTTGATAATGCCGCTGTTTTCGCTTCAAAAGGTGAAATGCGTAAGCTTGTACAGGGCGGTGGTGTTTCGTTGAATAAGGAGAAATTAAATGCCTTTGACCAGGTAATTACAACTGCTGATCTGCTGGACGGAAAATACCTGCTGGTTCAGCGCGGGAAGAAGAATTATTATTTGGTGATTGCCAAATAAGAAAAAAGAGAATTTCTTTTATAGATAAAAATAAAAACCGGAAGGAGAAATGATAGGTTTTCTTCTTCCGGTTTTTTGTATCTTTTTTCTCCTTATTTTCCGTCTATCTCTTTCAACAACTCGTCTACCGCAGCTTTCAACTGGGTATCTTCACCTTTCACTACTGTTTCCGGTGAGTTAGCCACTTTGATATCCGGCTCCAGTTGTGAGTTTTCCAGATAGCTTCCATCCGGCAAGCGATAGCCGATAACAGGAATGCCGAATACCAGTGTCGGATCTTGCAATGTTTCCCAAGATACGCTGGTCATGGTTCCCGGTACAGGCATACCTACCAGTTTGCCTATTTTTTGATGGCTATATACCCATGGAGTGCCATGTGCGTTGCTGTAGTTAGCCTCGCACTGCACCATGATACTCGGTTTGTTCCAACGGCGGCTGGGCATATCGCAAGCTTCACGTCCACGAACTACTTGTGTAAAGTATTTCTTTCCGCTGAATAGAATCTCGATATCCTCGTGCAGACGTCCTCCGCCATTGAAACGGGTATCGATGACGATACCTTCACGGTTATTGTACTTGCCCAGAATATCTGAATAAACGGAACGGAAGCTGTCATCTCCCATGGATTCAATGTGCACGTATCCCAAACGGCCGTTCGACCATTTGTCTACATCGGCTGCCCGTTGTTTTACCCAGCGTGCGTAAAGTAAGTCATTCAAAACACCATTGCTGATAGGAACAACTACTTCTTCCCAACGTTCTTTGGTCTGCGGGTTATAAAGCGTAACCAGTGTTTTCTTTCTGGCTTTACCGTTCAACAGAACAGAGTAATCGCTTTCGGGAGTGATTTCCTGACCGTCGATCTTTTCAATGATATCTCCGGCTTTCACTTTGGAACGGGCGTGGTCGAAGGGGCCTTTTTCCACTACCTCAGAAATCAACAGGCCTTTGCCATTATGATTCCAGTCATACAATAATCCTAAGGTAGCGGTGGCATCTCCTTTCAGGCGCGGACGGTAACGTCCTCCTGTGTGTGAAACGTTCAGTTCGCCCAGATATTCGCTCAACAACTCCGCAAAGTCATAATTATTATTGATATGCGGTAGGAACTTGCGATAGGCTTTGGTCATAGCATCCCAGTCTATTCCGTGCATGTTCAGGTTGTAGAAGCGTTTTTGTTCTTGTTTGTATACGTGGTTGAACATATAGTCACGTTCGGCTGCGAGGTCCATCTTCACGTGGGCTTGATAGCTGATGGGTTTCAAGCTTTCAGAATTAGTACCCATTTTCTGCATCGTGTTGCTACCTAGCAAGAATAAGTTCTTTCCATCCTTGTCCATTTCCATGTTGGCCCATCCGGCATCCATTTTATGGAGTAACTTGGTGTCTTTCTTGCGCAGATTCATTTTCCACAGGTCATAGCCGCCTTCGAAGGCAGAGAGGTAATATAAGGTTTCACCGTCTTTTGTGATAATGGCGCTCCCCAAATCGGAAGAGTTGGGAGTAAGGCGTACGATGCGGTCCTCGATGTTGCTCAGTTCCACCACGATGTCCTTTACTTTTTCCTCTTTTTTCTCTTCGGATTTTTCTTTGTTATCACCTTTCTTTTTACCGTTTTTCTTGGTTTCGGTTGTGTTCTTTTGTTCTTTTTCCAGTTCTTTTTGCAATTCGTAATCTTCTTTGCTCAGGCGGAACTTGTCATACGCATCTTGGTTCATAAATACCAGCATCACATCGTTTAGTGATCCCCATGAAGCATGGGCACGCATACCATAACGTTCGGTAATGAATAAAATGGCATTACCATCCAGTACCCAGCGAGGGGAGCCACTGGTATAGCCGCTATTGGTCAGATTGATAATTTTTCCTCCTTGTGCATTCACCATACCTATATCGGAATATGGATCATGCCGGTTTCCGATAAATTCCAATGTGAACCATTTGCCATCCGGTGACCATGAATAGTCAAAGCCACCGCCGGTGCTGAACCAGGTGGCGCCGTCAGTGACCTGACGTACCTTTTTGGTTTCCAGATTAAGCACCATCAACCGGTTACGGTCTTCTATAAAGGCTAGTTCCTTCCCGTCCGGCGAGAATTGCGGATAGGTACGTTCTGTCTTGTCCGAAGGCAGGAGTACTTCTTCTTCAATGGTAGTCGCATTGGGGAAGTTAGCTTCTTCCTTACGTGCAATCTTGGCCATGTAAAGTTCCCAGTTTCCGTTGCGTTCACTGGCGTACGCTAAAGTACGGTTGTCCGGTGAGAAAGTAAGTCCTGCTTCACGGGCAGGGGTATGTGTGATTTGCTTGGTAGTATTATAATCGGCAGAAGTGACGAATACTTCACCTCGTACAATGAAAGCAATTTGTTTGCCGTCCGGTGATACGGTAGCTGAGGTCGCTCCATTACTGAAATTCAGATCCGCTATTGTATTTTGGTCATCACGGGTGATATCGATCTTGACTTTCTGCGGTTTATCTCCTTGTTTTTGAGTGTATATTTCTCCATCATACGTATAACAGAGAGTGCCGTTGCTACCCATTGACAGGAAGCGGACCGGATGAGTCTTGAAGTTGGTGACCGTTTCCAATGATTGAGGACTACTTATTGGAAAGGAATATACGTTGAATGTACCGCCGTTTCGTTCGCTCAGGAAATAAACGGTTTGTCCGTCGGGTGCAAATACAGGGTTACGGTCTTCGCCTGCATGGGCGGTCAGGTTGGTATGCTTGCCGTTTTCCGAATTATATAACCATACGTCACGGGTGATGGACGAGGTGTGGTGTTTGCGCCATTCGTCTTCAAAACCTTTGCGGTCTTGGTAGAGAAATGTTTTTCCTGATTTGTCAAAGCAGACCATTTCTGCGGGAGTACCCAGCACCTGTTCGGTACGTCCGCCGGTTACAGGGACTTTGTATAGTTCTGTCATAGCTGAGGTAGGGAACAAGGCACTGTTGGCAGGGTCTTGGATGGAGGCCGAGAACAGGATATAGTTGCCGTCGGTGGTGAAGGTTGACGGTATTTCGGAAGCCGAATGGGTGGTAAGACGCCGGGCTGCTCCGCCATCGGCCGACATGACAAACAGGTCGAAATTACCATTGCGGTCACTGGCGAAGGCAATTTGTTTACTATCCGGTGACCAGATGGGGTTACACTCATATGAGGCTTGCGTAGTGAGTTGGGTGGCAGTTCCTCCGTTGGAGGGTACTTTATAGATATCTCCTTTATAACAGAATGCAATTTCCGTGCCGTCGGGGGAAATTTGCACGTCACGCAGCCATAAAGGTGTAGCTGCATAACTGCTTGCTGCAACAAGGCTTAAAGCAAGGCAAGTTAGAAGTTTTTTCATGTATTTATTTCTTTTAGTTTGTACGCAAAGTTAAGCATTTGCACTTTATTGCAAAAAAAAGTGCGAAAATATTTGGACTATATTGCAGGAAAAACGTATCTTTGCACCGCTTTCCAAGGAAAGCACATAATGATTGGACTATGGTGTAATGGTAGCACAACAGGTTTTGGTTCTGTTTGTCCAAGTTCGAATCTTGGTAGTCCAACAATTTTCAATCTAAAATGAAATAAAAACCCGTTAAACATATAGTTTGACGGGTTTTTTTCGTATCCGGTCGTCACAGTTTTAAAAATAGCCCTATAATCAGGGCCCAATTGGATGCCAACAATTTGGGTCAACGTAAAAACCTGAGGGATTCATAGATTAAGCATAAATTTTAGTCAGTCTGAATAGAAAGAAAGTCCTGTCCTTTACTCCTCTGAACTGTGTTCTGAAGTCCTTGATTTTGGCATTGAACGATTCGGAAGCTGCGTTGGTGGAACGCCTGTCGAAAAAGTTGACGATTTCCAGATAATGTGTCTGTATGGAACGTATTACCCTTCCGAACGCAAGAAAGCCGGACTTTTCAACTTCGTCATACCATCTGGCAAGTCTTGTCAGAGCGGTGTCCTTGTGCTTGCACTGGTGATATATCAACCCGAGCCTCATGGAAAGATAGTATGCCTTCTTCAGGTCGGGATATTCCCTGAAGAGGATACCGGCACGTATGCGTTGGGATTCAGTCCATAATGACTCTTTTTTATACAGCAGATAGATACTGCGGGCGAGCAATTGCTTGCGCGAATCCCCGTTCTCAAAGGTCGGGGCATGGTATATCTTCCCGCACGCCTTTGCGTATGCGATCTGTATTGATTCCTTGTCCAAAGCCTCCCAGCGTGCCTTCACGCGCATTTCCTGTAAAGCTTCAAAAGCCAGCTTCTGCACATGGAAACGGTCAGTAACACGGCGTGCCGCAGGAAAGCAGACACGGGCGATCTGTTCCATATTAGGAGCCATATCCATAGTGATTTCCCTTACCTGAAACCGTCTGCGCCGGGAGAGACGGAGCAATACGGAGGTGACACTCCTTACATCTGTACCTTTTACAATGGCGATGATGCTGCCTGAACGGCCTGTCTTTTCCTTGTTTATGAGGATAGTATAGAGCTCACCACGCGAAAGGCAGACTTCATCTATACCCACATAGGCCCCTATATTCTTCTCAAAGAGAAGCCAGTCCCCGGCATGAGGAAGAGACTCCCATTTCAGATAACCGCTCAAGTGGTTGCGGTATTGACGTTCAAGAAGCTCACCGTCCACACCGAACAGGGTTCCCAGCAGCTTACAACTGACAGGAAGCGTATCAATATAATTCTTTTAAAAAAGACGCAAACTCATGCGTCATACGGCTGCCTTCCGCTACCAGTTTCCAGTTACGGCTTACGTAACGCCCCTCGTCTTTCAAAATCCACCGGCGCCGGCGGATATTCAGGAAAAGATTCTTGCCACGGATGGGGAAGTCCCGGACTACTACAGGGTCGTAGAAGCCTTTGCTTTCCACTTTGACAGTCGAATATTCACCGGGAAGCTCATTTTTCTCTTCCAGGTAAATCACGATTTCACTACTGCTTTCCTTTACATCGGAAATGTTGAAATAATCCAAGGTACCTTCGGGAAGAAGGAGACGGTAACCGTTAGTTTCCATAATCGCTGATGATTCGTTTGTTTCACACAAAGATAGGATTTTATCGGATATACCCCTCAGGATTTTACGTTGACCCAACAATTTGCTCTCATTGCTTTGGGTGACTTGTCTGAGTAAGAACAAAGATACAAAAATAAAAGTCTAAGTGTTTAAGATATTGTTTTTATAAAAAAGTTAGAGCCATTCTCCTTTTATACTACAGATTTATTTTTGAAATTTCTCCTGTTTCTGTTGTTTGATTCATATTTGCTTTTCTCTTCTATATTTAAAGAATGCGGTATCTGTCTATATTAAAGTAAAAATAAGAATGAATAGGGTACTGAATATCGGGAATATGACAAATAAAAATAGTTACAATATCTACATATCTCTTGGCAAGAGATCTATAAAGTATATTGCAAAAATACGTAAATTACTGGTAAT from Phocaeicola dorei encodes the following:
- the metK gene encoding methionine adenosyltransferase; its protein translation is MGYLFTSESVSEGHPDKVADQISDAVLDKLLAFDPSSKVACETLVTTGQVVLAGEVKTKAYVDLQRIAREVINRIGYTKSEYMFEGNSCGVFSAIHEQSADINRGVEREDPMNQGAGDQGMMFGYATNETENYMPLSLDLAHKLLMVLAEIRREGKVMTYLRPDAKSQVTIEYDDNGKPVRIDTIVVSTQHDEFVTPADSSKEAQLKADEEMLAKIRQDVIEILMPRVIAEIHNEEVLALFNDQIVYHVNPTGKFVIGGPHGDTGLTGRKIIVDTYGGKGAHGGGAFSGKDPSKVDRSAAYAARHIAKNMVAAGVADEMLVQVSYAIGVARPINIYVNTYGRSNVKLSDGEIAKKIDQLFDLRPKAIEERLKLRNPIYEETASYGHMGREPKVVTKTYESMYHEAKTLEVELFTWEKLDYVDKIKEAFGL
- a CDS encoding TIGR00730 family Rossman fold protein — its product is MNDIKNVCVYSASSTKIAKVYFDVAEELGRLLAEKKINLINGAGCIGLMAATSDATLEAGGTVTGVIPHFMVEQGWHHTGLTRLIETETMHERKRMMADLSDGVIALPGGCGTLEELLEIITWKQLGLYLNPIIILNINGFYDSLLEMLQRAVDENFMRKEHAAIWKVASTAEEAINLLYTTPVWSKEIRKFAAI
- a CDS encoding DUF4271 domain-containing protein, giving the protein MSETCHPGIAYILQLYTEEQSRVDTALTHNVCHTSKEDGMRGMELPYQLRSDWMVTSVLFLCFILVSYVLAHGKKHLEQQFKNFALSKERASLFDDTTASDVRYTLVLILQTCILSGFCVYDYFSDHDLLLFRTVPHYLLLSIYIGYIVFFFVIKWILYSFVNWIFFNKTRNIIWLESYFNVVIGAGFLLFPIVLLIVYFDLSPQIAPYFIGFVIIIAKILLFYKCFSNFFNKFHGAFHLILYFCALEILPDFVLWKGIILANNILVLNF
- a CDS encoding uroporphyrinogen-III synthase produces the protein MKIKKVLVSQPKPTSEKSPYYDIAEKYGVKIDFRPFIKVESLSAKEFRQQKVSILDHTAVIFTSRHAIDHFFNLCAELRVTVPETMKYFCTSETIALYIQKYVQYRKRKVFFGATGKFADLVPSIVKHNTEKYLVPMSDVHNDEIKTLLDKNKIQHTEVVMYRTVSNDFTPEEEFDYDMLLFFSPAGINSLMKNFPEFDQKEIAIGCFGPATAKAVKDAGLRLDLEAPTVEAPSMTAALDMFIRERNKD
- the rnpA gene encoding ribonuclease P protein component, whose protein sequence is MVEYTLGKKERLNSKTLIERLFLGGSKSFPAFPLRVVYMSVEPVEEDMAAASILISVPKKRFKRAVKRNLVKRQVREAYRKNKHLLLDALASRNKRLIIAFIWLDNHIHSSAEVEEKVKKLLFHIVERLE
- the yidD gene encoding membrane protein insertion efficiency factor YidD; translation: MKKILSYLLLLSVYFYRGYISPMTPPSCRFVPTCSEYAIEAIKKHGPFKGLYLAVRRILRCHPWGGSGYDPVP
- a CDS encoding TatD family hydrolase; translated protein: MLLDIHTHHKEGIPGENILNVEPGLFEPAEGCYYSIGIHPWKVLETEPEDWKRLEDAAGHSSVLAIGEAGLDKLASADILLQKEVLIRQILLSESVGKPLVIHCVKAFNELIELKKRYRPQMPWVVHGFRNNLNIACRLMQEDIYFSLGEKYQPDVLQNVPLERLLAETDESPLDIRTVIGQMAEAKDVAVSLLCDRISENTRKIFFQR
- the tyrS gene encoding tyrosine--tRNA ligase; the protein is MNFVEELTWRGMVHTMMPGTEELLAKEQVTAYLGIDPTADSLHIGHLCGVMMLRHFQRCGHKPLALVGGATGMIGDPSGKSQERNLLTEETLRHNVACIKKQLAKFLDFESDAPNKAELVNNYDWMKDFTFLDFAREIGKHITVNYMMAKDSVQKRLNGEARDGLSFTEFTYQLLQGYDFLHLYETKGCKLQMGGSDQWGNITTGAELIRRTNGGEVFALTCPLITKADGGKFGKTESGNIWLDPRYTSPYKFYQFWLNVSDEDAARYIKIFTSLSQEEVEVLTAEHAEAPHLRVLQKRLAKEVTVMVHSEEDYNAAVEASGILFGNATSEALKKLDEDTLLAVFEGVPQFEVSKDVLAEGVKAVDLFVDNAAVFASKGEMRKLVQGGGVSLNKEKLNAFDQVITTADLLDGKYLLVQRGKKNYYLVIAK
- a CDS encoding S41 family peptidase codes for the protein MKKLLTCLALSLVAASSYAATPLWLRDVQISPDGTEIAFCYKGDIYKVPSNGGTATQLTTQASYECNPIWSPDSKQIAFASDRNGNFDLFVMSADGGAARRLTTHSASEIPSTFTTDGNYILFSASIQDPANSALFPTSAMTELYKVPVTGGRTEQVLGTPAEMVCFDKSGKTFLYQDRKGFEDEWRKHHTSSITRDVWLYNSENGKHTNLTAHAGEDRNPVFAPDGQTVYFLSERNGGTFNVYSFPISSPQSLETVTNFKTHPVRFLSMGSNGTLCYTYDGEIYTQKQGDKPQKVKIDITRDDQNTIADLNFSNGATSATVSPDGKQIAFIVRGEVFVTSADYNTTKQITHTPAREAGLTFSPDNRTLAYASERNGNWELYMAKIARKEEANFPNATTIEEEVLLPSDKTERTYPQFSPDGKELAFIEDRNRLMVLNLETKKVRQVTDGATWFSTGGGFDYSWSPDGKWFTLEFIGNRHDPYSDIGMVNAQGGKIINLTNSGYTSGSPRWVLDGNAILFITERYGMRAHASWGSLNDVMLVFMNQDAYDKFRLSKEDYELQKELEKEQKNTTETKKNGKKKGDNKEKSEEKKEEKVKDIVVELSNIEDRIVRLTPNSSDLGSAIITKDGETLYYLSAFEGGYDLWKMNLRKKDTKLLHKMDAGWANMEMDKDGKNLFLLGSNTMQKMGTNSESLKPISYQAHVKMDLAAERDYMFNHVYKQEQKRFYNLNMHGIDWDAMTKAYRKFLPHINNNYDFAELLSEYLGELNVSHTGGRYRPRLKGDATATLGLLYDWNHNGKGLLISEVVEKGPFDHARSKVKAGDIIEKIDGQEITPESDYSVLLNGKARKKTLVTLYNPQTKERWEEVVVPISNGVLNDLLYARWVKQRAADVDKWSNGRLGYVHIESMGDDSFRSVYSDILGKYNNREGIVIDTRFNGGGRLHEDIEILFSGKKYFTQVVRGREACDMPSRRWNKPSIMVQCEANYSNAHGTPWVYSHQKIGKLVGMPVPGTMTSVSWETLQDPTLVFGIPVIGYRLPDGSYLENSQLEPDIKVANSPETVVKGEDTQLKAAVDELLKEIDGK